In the Nitrospirales bacterium LBB_01 genome, one interval contains:
- a CDS encoding HEPN domain-containing protein: protein MKPEAERFIEKARKLLVHADTMLSVGLNDDAGRTAYLAGFHAALALIFERMGKTCKTHKGVQMEFLRLTRGDPNVPADLRIFLSQAYNLKAIADYETSQNSEISLERATASVDTSKQFVALITDLIKTPPKPAGDSE from the coding sequence TTGAAGCCAGAAGCGGAGCGTTTTATAGAAAAAGCCCGAAAGCTTCTTGTGCACGCAGACACTATGCTGAGTGTCGGTCTTAACGACGATGCCGGACGTACAGCCTATCTTGCCGGATTCCACGCAGCACTTGCCCTTATCTTTGAGCGTATGGGAAAAACATGCAAAACCCATAAAGGTGTTCAAATGGAGTTTTTGCGTTTAACCCGTGGGGACCCCAACGTCCCGGCTGATCTTCGGATTTTTTTATCTCAGGCTTACAATCTCAAAGCTATTGCCGATTACGAGACCAGCCAAAACTCTGAAATTTCTTTAGAACGGGCGACCGCTTCTGTTGATACAAGCAAACAGTTTGTAGCGCTTATTACCGATTTAATAAAAACTCCTCCAAAACCGGCGGGTGATTCAGAGTGA